The following proteins are co-located in the Streptomyces bottropensis ATCC 25435 genome:
- a CDS encoding GntR family transcriptional regulator, giving the protein MSTSVTPPGTPVGIDVTGAIRDAVLRGEYVPRQRLVEADLCEQFGVRRAGVRAAFQQLAAEGLVEIQRNRGARVREITVAEAVQITEARMVLEGLIAARAAERISPAGAETLRGIGAEMAKAVADGELAAYSDLNARLHRCVRDIAGHETADRLIEQLRAQVVRHRFMLSRVPGRARASLPQHQRIIEAIAAGDPAEAEAAMRAHIASVVEALKALGTSMPAEG; this is encoded by the coding sequence ATGAGCACTTCCGTTACTCCCCCCGGTACTCCCGTCGGGATCGATGTCACCGGTGCGATCCGGGACGCGGTGCTGCGCGGCGAGTACGTGCCGCGTCAGCGCCTGGTCGAGGCGGATCTCTGCGAACAGTTCGGCGTCCGCCGCGCCGGCGTGCGCGCGGCGTTCCAGCAACTGGCGGCGGAGGGGCTGGTGGAGATCCAGCGCAACCGCGGCGCCCGTGTCCGGGAGATCACCGTCGCCGAGGCGGTCCAGATCACCGAGGCCCGCATGGTGCTGGAAGGGCTGATCGCCGCCCGCGCGGCGGAGCGGATCAGCCCGGCGGGGGCCGAGACGTTGCGCGGGATCGGCGCGGAGATGGCGAAGGCGGTGGCCGACGGCGAACTGGCCGCCTACAGCGACCTCAACGCCCGCCTGCACCGCTGTGTACGTGACATCGCCGGCCACGAGACCGCCGACCGGCTCATCGAGCAACTGAGGGCCCAGGTGGTCCGGCACCGGTTCATGCTCTCGCGTGTGCCCGGCCGGGCCCGTGCGTCGTTGCCCCAGCACCAGCGGATCATCGAGGCGATCGCCGCCGGTGATCCCGCGGAGGCCGAGGCCGCCATGCGGGCCCATATCGCCAGTGTGGTCGAGGCGCTTAAGGCCCTGGGGACGAGCATGCCTGCGGAGGGCTGA
- a CDS encoding AMP-binding protein — MDVSIGTIWEAVSRALPDAVAIAEPGRVLTYREFDDRASRLAAALEDAGVRAGDTVACYLYNSAAYLETVFAAFKLGAVPANANYRYTGEELSELLTDADAVALVFGGALADRVAHAAGHVPTLKLLVRAGDPPAEGPAGPSVPEWDELLATHAPREPRPRPGSDRLFMYTGGTTGKPKGVMWQHGDLLHSIPILRRAGVTELPKTLEEAASIAVAARREGRAPTTMPVVPLMHATGLFNTMGTLLVGGRAVMARQGGLDPVHVWQTLAEREVDTLLVAGNAVCRPLVDELVRAEGTGTPYDLRSLRTVLSSGTALDDRLKKALHERADVTVLDAIASSEGGPFALAVTSSVRELPARFHPLPATRVIGEGDRFVEPGSGETGILAYCGHMPLGYYKDTGKSARTFRTIEGVRYAVPGDLAQIEADGAIRFLGRGSGVINTGGEKVHPQEVEDVLLTHPEVTDCVVVGVPDETWGERVAAVVAVGPAATATGEELRDWVRRSLAGYKVPRSVVLTDVLPRTPTGKLEIAWARRTAQNANAAGG; from the coding sequence ATGGACGTGTCCATCGGCACGATCTGGGAGGCCGTCTCCCGCGCGCTGCCCGATGCCGTCGCCATCGCCGAACCCGGTCGCGTGCTGACCTACCGGGAGTTCGACGATCGTGCGTCACGGCTGGCCGCCGCGCTGGAGGACGCCGGGGTGCGGGCCGGGGACACGGTGGCCTGCTACCTGTACAACAGCGCCGCGTACCTGGAGACGGTCTTCGCGGCGTTCAAGCTGGGCGCCGTGCCGGCGAACGCCAACTACCGTTACACCGGCGAGGAGTTGTCCGAGCTGCTCACGGACGCGGACGCGGTGGCGCTCGTCTTCGGTGGCGCCCTGGCGGACCGGGTCGCGCACGCCGCCGGGCACGTACCGACGCTGAAGCTGCTCGTGAGGGCGGGGGATCCGCCCGCCGAAGGCCCGGCCGGGCCTTCGGTGCCCGAGTGGGACGAGCTGCTCGCGACGCACGCCCCGCGCGAGCCCCGGCCCCGGCCCGGCTCCGACCGGCTCTTCATGTACACCGGCGGCACCACGGGCAAACCGAAGGGTGTGATGTGGCAGCACGGCGACCTGCTCCACTCCATCCCGATCCTCCGGCGGGCCGGCGTCACCGAACTGCCGAAGACGCTTGAGGAGGCAGCGTCGATCGCGGTCGCCGCCCGCCGCGAAGGCAGAGCGCCGACCACCATGCCGGTCGTCCCTCTGATGCACGCCACCGGTCTGTTCAACACCATGGGCACCCTGCTGGTGGGCGGCCGGGCGGTCATGGCACGGCAGGGCGGACTGGATCCGGTCCACGTCTGGCAGACGCTCGCCGAGCGTGAGGTCGACACTCTGCTCGTCGCGGGCAACGCCGTCTGCCGACCGCTCGTCGACGAACTGGTGCGCGCCGAAGGCACCGGCACACCGTACGACCTGCGTTCCCTGCGCACGGTCCTCAGCTCCGGCACCGCGCTCGACGACCGGCTGAAGAAGGCGCTGCACGAACGCGCCGACGTCACGGTCCTCGACGCCATCGCCTCCAGCGAGGGCGGTCCCTTCGCCCTGGCGGTCACCTCGTCGGTGCGCGAACTGCCCGCCCGTTTCCATCCGCTGCCCGCGACCAGGGTGATCGGCGAGGGCGACCGTTTCGTCGAGCCCGGCAGCGGTGAGACCGGGATTCTCGCCTACTGCGGGCACATGCCGCTCGGCTACTACAAGGACACCGGGAAGAGCGCCCGGACGTTCCGCACCATCGAGGGGGTGCGGTACGCAGTCCCGGGCGATCTCGCGCAGATCGAGGCCGACGGCGCGATCAGGTTCCTCGGGCGCGGCTCGGGTGTGATCAACACCGGCGGGGAGAAGGTCCACCCCCAGGAAGTGGAGGACGTGCTGCTGACGCACCCCGAGGTGACGGACTGCGTCGTCGTCGGTGTCCCCGACGAGACATGGGGCGAGCGGGTGGCCGCTGTCGTCGCGGTCGGACCGGCCGCCACCGCCACCGGCGAGGAACTGCGCGACTGGGTCCGGCGCAGCCTCGCCGGTTACAAGGTCCCCCGGTCCGTCGTGCTGACGGACGTGCTGCCCCGTACGCCGACGGGCAAGCTCGAGATCGCCTGGGCCAGGAGGACGGCCCAGAACGCCAATGCGGCGGGAGGCTGA
- a CDS encoding GAF domain-containing sensor histidine kinase: protein MSAARLVEWGDVAAATVDGLAVVDRAGRFVQLNPAAVALCGARRETDLIGAPAPFALTQEPTACPGLLEDQPDEQVVHWVTGSGARREFAYRARNLPADPSLKVVSFRDVTDEGHRYRRVAAIARTSVSLASEGSLGSTLDAVARQIVRTDGLAGVQILILDSTGRELRLMGSAGLRRSDTFLDRLLECRDRGARLVMLDTLKEREPIVVPHRWAEIRSDPAWGPLHDYLGELAWDSFVSVPLIVRGRAEGVLNAYFAPGQEVGTRTLEFLAAMAEQAALAVDHATLLQRERDGARQDERQRLARDLHDSIVQQVFSIGMQANAVGVLGTRGAPVPAEAVRHFADEIGTLSRTVLADLRAMVHELRPSSTADLGLEETVHTLVRSTENRTGLDFRLRFGRGLDSIDPELAEDAYRIVAEAIHNVVKHAEATLATVRIGVHGHTLTASVSDNGRGLRDASGRPVPPEGDRSVGTGGDGEGYGLTTMRERAERWGGTMRIGSRAQRGTTVRVVVPLPVQVPDPSPEDPDTSANTPLTVRL, encoded by the coding sequence ATGTCCGCTGCACGGCTCGTCGAGTGGGGCGATGTCGCCGCCGCGACGGTGGACGGCCTCGCCGTGGTGGACCGCGCAGGCCGTTTCGTCCAGCTGAACCCCGCGGCGGTCGCGCTGTGCGGAGCGCGCCGGGAGACCGACCTGATCGGTGCCCCCGCTCCGTTCGCCCTCACCCAGGAGCCCACCGCCTGCCCGGGGCTGCTGGAGGACCAGCCCGACGAGCAGGTGGTCCACTGGGTGACCGGCTCCGGCGCGCGCCGCGAGTTCGCCTACCGGGCCCGCAACCTGCCGGCCGACCCGAGCCTGAAGGTCGTGTCCTTCCGCGACGTGACGGACGAGGGGCACCGCTACCGCAGGGTCGCCGCCATCGCCCGGACCTCCGTCTCCCTGGCCTCCGAGGGATCACTCGGCTCGACCCTCGACGCCGTCGCCCGGCAGATCGTCCGGACCGACGGACTGGCCGGGGTGCAGATCCTGATCCTGGACAGCACGGGCCGGGAACTGCGGCTGATGGGCTCCGCCGGGCTGCGGCGCTCGGACACGTTCCTCGACCGTCTGCTGGAGTGCCGCGACCGGGGCGCCCGGCTGGTCATGCTCGACACCCTGAAGGAACGCGAACCGATCGTCGTCCCCCACCGATGGGCGGAGATCCGCTCGGACCCGGCCTGGGGACCGCTGCACGACTACCTCGGCGAACTGGCCTGGGACTCCTTCGTCAGCGTGCCGCTGATCGTGCGCGGCCGGGCCGAAGGCGTGCTGAACGCCTACTTCGCGCCGGGCCAGGAGGTCGGCACACGCACGCTGGAGTTCCTCGCCGCCATGGCCGAACAGGCCGCCCTCGCCGTCGACCACGCCACGCTGTTGCAGCGCGAGCGCGACGGAGCCCGGCAGGACGAACGCCAGCGCCTGGCCCGTGATCTGCACGACTCGATCGTCCAGCAGGTGTTCTCGATCGGCATGCAGGCCAACGCGGTGGGAGTGCTCGGGACGCGCGGCGCACCGGTGCCCGCCGAGGCCGTCCGGCACTTCGCGGACGAGATCGGAACGCTCTCGCGGACCGTGCTCGCCGACCTGAGGGCGATGGTGCACGAACTGCGCCCGTCCTCCACCGCCGACCTCGGCCTGGAGGAGACGGTGCACACACTCGTCAGGAGCACCGAGAACCGGACCGGTCTGGACTTCCGGCTCCGGTTCGGGCGAGGACTGGACTCGATCGACCCCGAACTCGCCGAGGACGCCTACCGGATCGTCGCGGAGGCCATCCACAACGTGGTCAAACACGCGGAGGCCACCCTTGCCACCGTCCGCATCGGCGTCCACGGCCACACCCTGACCGCGAGCGTCTCCGACAACGGCCGCGGACTGCGGGACGCGAGCGGGCGCCCGGTTCCTCCCGAAGGCGACCGGAGTGTCGGTACGGGGGGAGACGGGGAGGGCTACGGACTGACGACCATGCGGGAAAGGGCGGAACGATGGGGCGGCACCATGAGAATAGGATCGCGCGCTCAGCGGGGTACGACCGTGCGCGTGGTCGTACCCCTGCCCGTACAGGTGCCGGACCCGTCCCCCGAGGACCCGGACACCTCCGCGAACACCCCGCTGACGGTGAGGCTCTGA
- a CDS encoding response regulator has protein sequence MLIVDDHAVVRRGIRAYLEVMDDMEAAAEAADGQEALARLDAMAAHGELPDVVLIDLLMPRMDGSTAIGLIREHHPGVRVVVLTSFGEMERVHAALAQGAAGYLLKDAEAGEVVSAIRAAARGEVFLDPAVARGLTQEIVAPPTGLGALTGRERDVLVLVAEGRSNQQIADELVISERTARTHVSNVLRKLRLTSRTQAALFAVRQGLVPPRG, from the coding sequence GTGCTGATCGTGGACGACCACGCCGTCGTACGCCGTGGCATCCGCGCCTACCTGGAAGTCATGGACGACATGGAGGCCGCCGCGGAAGCGGCCGACGGGCAGGAGGCGCTCGCCCGGCTGGACGCGATGGCCGCCCACGGCGAGCTGCCGGACGTGGTGCTGATCGACCTGCTCATGCCCAGGATGGACGGCTCCACCGCGATCGGGCTGATCAGGGAACACCACCCCGGTGTACGGGTCGTGGTGCTCACCAGTTTCGGCGAGATGGAACGCGTCCACGCCGCCCTCGCCCAGGGGGCCGCGGGTTATCTGCTCAAGGACGCCGAGGCCGGCGAGGTGGTCTCCGCGATCCGCGCGGCGGCACGGGGCGAGGTCTTCCTCGACCCCGCGGTGGCCCGGGGGCTCACCCAGGAGATCGTGGCGCCGCCGACCGGGCTCGGCGCGCTCACCGGCCGCGAGCGTGATGTCCTCGTCCTCGTCGCCGAGGGACGGTCCAACCAGCAGATCGCCGACGAACTGGTGATCAGCGAGCGTACGGCCCGCACGCACGTGAGCAATGTGCTGCGCAAGCTCCGCCTCACGTCACGGACCCAGGCGGCGCTGTTCGCCGTACGACAGGGACTCGTACCGCCACGCGGCTGA
- a CDS encoding nuclear transport factor 2 family protein → MTSNNVDIAREYFQAVQKGDLPKVGELLAEEIIWHQPGANRFSGERKGRDDVFAMLGGMMEASQGSFAIDTIHALMGNGDMVAASIHFAGRREGASMSMDGVDVLRLKDGKIVEMWLFSGDQAAEDAFWGQ, encoded by the coding sequence ATGACCAGCAACAACGTCGACATCGCGCGTGAGTACTTCCAGGCCGTGCAGAAGGGAGACCTGCCCAAGGTGGGGGAGCTTCTGGCCGAGGAGATCATCTGGCATCAGCCGGGCGCCAACCGGTTCTCCGGTGAGCGCAAGGGGCGCGACGACGTCTTCGCGATGCTCGGCGGGATGATGGAGGCAAGTCAGGGCTCCTTCGCCATCGACACGATCCACGCCCTCATGGGCAACGGCGACATGGTCGCCGCCTCGATCCACTTCGCCGGGCGGCGCGAGGGCGCGTCCATGAGCATGGACGGCGTGGATGTCCTGCGCCTCAAGGACGGCAAGATCGTCGAGATGTGGCTGTTCTCCGGCGACCAGGCGGCCGAGGACGCCTTCTGGGGCCAGTAG
- a CDS encoding winged helix-turn-helix transcriptional regulator — protein MRACDVPQFPAFDVMTATCPSRTSLARIANKWTAMVVIALSVGGPMRFRDLRTGVDGISAKVLTETLRDLERDGLVTRHVYGEVPPRVEYELTALGRTLHAPLQALALWAQEHFTEVLAARESYDARRRP, from the coding sequence ATGAGGGCGTGTGACGTGCCACAGTTCCCGGCCTTCGATGTCATGACGGCGACCTGCCCGTCCCGTACCTCCCTGGCACGCATTGCCAACAAGTGGACGGCCATGGTGGTCATCGCGCTCAGCGTCGGCGGCCCCATGCGCTTCCGCGACCTGCGCACCGGCGTCGACGGCATCAGCGCCAAGGTCCTCACCGAGACCCTCCGGGATCTGGAACGCGACGGACTCGTCACCCGGCACGTGTACGGCGAGGTCCCGCCGCGGGTCGAGTACGAGTTGACCGCGCTGGGGCGCACTCTGCACGCCCCGCTTCAGGCACTGGCCCTCTGGGCCCAGGAACACTTCACCGAGGTACTCGCGGCACGCGAGAGCTACGACGCCCGCCGGCGACCGTGA
- a CDS encoding amidohydrolase family protein, which produces MTAVGRELARLRRGFTLADLEPEARAAGVTATVLVRAIDVPEETPEFLTLARDSALVAGVVGWTDLASPDVARALAALREGPGREYLVGIRHQVRGECDPRRLVRPDTLRELAAVAAAGLAYDMVLKARRPCGPQGDGPRARRRRPYGPEKDGAQRLLLRGAGNCARPAPTGVRPHRLAAAQEAAQLLPGLTFVLDHLGKPSSPRASFGHGRTPRACRPRRPTPSASSPAW; this is translated from the coding sequence GTGACCGCCGTGGGTCGGGAACTCGCCCGGCTGCGCCGCGGCTTCACTCTCGCGGACCTGGAACCGGAAGCCCGGGCCGCGGGCGTCACCGCGACGGTCCTGGTCAGGGCGATCGATGTACCGGAGGAAACGCCCGAGTTCCTGACTTTGGCCCGGGACAGCGCCCTGGTGGCCGGTGTCGTGGGCTGGACCGACCTGGCCTCCCCGGATGTCGCCCGCGCGCTCGCGGCACTGCGGGAGGGGCCGGGCCGCGAGTACCTGGTAGGCATCCGCCACCAGGTGCGGGGCGAATGCGATCCGCGCCGGCTGGTGCGGCCGGACACGCTGCGTGAGCTCGCCGCAGTGGCCGCGGCAGGGCTCGCGTACGACATGGTCCTCAAAGCGCGCAGGCCTTGCGGTCCCCAAGGCGATGGCCCCCGGGCCCGGAGGCGACGGCCCTACGGACCCGAAAAGGACGGGGCGCAGCGCCTGCTTCTCAGGGGCGCGGGGAACTGCGCGCGACCGGCCCCCACCGGAGTCAGGCCCCATCGGCTCGCGGCCGCCCAGGAGGCCGCCCAACTGCTTCCCGGCCTCACCTTCGTACTCGATCACCTGGGCAAGCCCTCATCGCCTCGGGCGAGCTTCGGCCATGGGCGGACGCCGCGCGCCTGTCGGCCTCGCCGCCCAACACCGTCCGCGAGCTCTCCGGCATGGTGA
- a CDS encoding carbohydrate-binding protein, with translation MFMKIGRATVARWPAIGSALLLVAATLVATFSSATPASAHPINAADYQQVQLARGVAEVGEPMSLAVLADRSVLHTARNGTVRRTEANGTTTVIGNIPVYVHDEDGLQGIGIDPGFATNRHIYLYYSPPLSTPGGDAPTTGGNWSAWQGVNRLSRFTLNADFTLNQSSKVDILDVAADRGICCHAGGDIDFDAAGNLYLSTGDDTNPFESAGYSPLDERSNRNPAFDAQRTAANTNDLRGKILRIKVNENGSYSIPSGNMFPAGTARTRPEIYAMGLRNPFRMSVDKATGIVYVGDYGPDAGATSARGPQGQVEFNRITGPGFYGWPYCNGTNTSSETFAEWDFATNTAGAKYNCSGGPTNNSFRNTGLSTLPPAKAAWIRYGGDAGSPPAFGGGSESPMAGPVYRYDPDVSSPTKFPQSFDGQFFATEFGRGWIKPIHLNADGSPGTIDSFPWTGKQVIDSAFGPDGSYYVLDYGAGLYQGDQYSALYRFDHVGGGNRAPTAMADANRTSGPAPLTVTFSSAGSSDPDGGALTYAWSFGDGTSSTAANPTKTYTTNGDYTATLTVRDPQGATGTADVRITVGNTAPTVTINSPAAGEIFAFGDTVPFSITVTDPEDGTVDCAKVKLTYIVGHDSHGHPVTSKNGCSGTITIPVDGEHDDAANIFGVFDAEYTDNAGLTTHKQHILQPKHRQAEHYKTSSGIAALDKSTAEGGKSVGDIENGDWIAFEPYKLSNATSFSARVSSAGAGGTLQVRAGSPTGTVLGSATVPVTGSWTNFTTVGGSVSGAPAGTTTLYLTFAGGSGFLFDVDAFTFNPGGGPTPGAGPIVGLANKCLDVRSGGSADGTAVQISSCTGSAGQRWTVAPGSTVKALGKCLDVSGNGTADGAKVQLWSCNGGANQNWQANPDGSLRNPQSGKCLDVSGANSSDGTLVHLWTCNGGANQKWTLP, from the coding sequence ATGTTCATGAAAATCGGGAGGGCCACAGTCGCGCGTTGGCCGGCCATCGGTTCGGCTCTGCTCCTGGTCGCGGCCACTCTTGTCGCGACCTTCTCCAGTGCGACCCCGGCCTCGGCGCACCCGATCAACGCCGCCGACTACCAGCAGGTCCAACTGGCCCGCGGGGTCGCGGAGGTCGGAGAGCCGATGTCGCTGGCCGTACTCGCCGACCGGTCGGTGCTGCATACCGCTCGTAACGGGACCGTGCGTCGCACGGAGGCCAACGGCACCACCACGGTGATCGGCAACATCCCCGTATACGTGCACGACGAGGACGGCCTGCAGGGCATCGGCATCGACCCGGGGTTCGCCACCAACCGGCACATCTACCTCTACTACTCCCCGCCGCTGTCCACACCAGGAGGCGACGCACCGACCACCGGCGGCAACTGGTCGGCGTGGCAGGGGGTCAACCGGCTTTCCCGATTCACGCTCAACGCCGACTTCACGCTCAACCAGTCCAGCAAAGTGGACATCCTCGACGTGGCGGCCGACCGAGGTATCTGCTGCCACGCCGGCGGAGACATCGACTTCGACGCGGCGGGAAACCTGTACCTGTCCACGGGTGACGACACCAACCCGTTCGAGTCCGCCGGATATTCCCCGCTCGACGAGCGGTCCAACCGCAACCCGGCGTTCGACGCGCAGCGCACCGCCGCCAACACCAACGACCTGCGCGGCAAGATCTTACGAATCAAGGTGAACGAGAACGGGTCGTACTCGATCCCGTCAGGCAACATGTTCCCGGCCGGCACGGCCAGGACCCGGCCGGAGATCTACGCGATGGGCCTTCGCAACCCGTTCCGGATGAGCGTGGACAAGGCCACCGGCATCGTCTACGTCGGCGACTACGGCCCCGATGCCGGCGCCACCTCGGCGCGCGGGCCCCAGGGCCAGGTCGAGTTCAACCGCATCACGGGCCCGGGCTTCTACGGCTGGCCGTACTGCAACGGCACGAACACGAGCTCCGAGACGTTCGCCGAGTGGGATTTCGCCACCAACACGGCAGGCGCGAAGTACAACTGCTCGGGCGGGCCGACGAACAACTCGTTCCGCAACACCGGCTTGAGCACGCTGCCCCCCGCCAAGGCCGCCTGGATCCGTTACGGCGGCGACGCCGGCAGCCCGCCGGCGTTCGGCGGCGGCTCGGAGTCTCCGATGGCGGGCCCGGTGTACCGGTACGACCCCGACGTCAGCTCGCCCACGAAGTTCCCGCAGTCGTTCGACGGGCAGTTCTTCGCCACGGAGTTCGGCCGCGGCTGGATCAAGCCGATCCACCTCAACGCCGACGGCTCCCCGGGGACCATCGACAGCTTCCCCTGGACCGGCAAGCAGGTGATCGACTCGGCGTTCGGCCCGGACGGCTCCTACTACGTGCTGGACTACGGCGCCGGGCTGTACCAGGGCGACCAGTACTCCGCCCTTTACCGCTTCGACCACGTCGGCGGCGGCAACCGGGCGCCCACGGCGATGGCCGACGCCAACCGGACCTCCGGCCCGGCGCCGTTGACCGTGACATTCTCCTCGGCCGGCTCATCCGACCCTGACGGCGGGGCACTGACCTATGCGTGGAGCTTCGGTGACGGCACCAGCTCCACCGCCGCCAACCCGACGAAGACGTACACCACGAACGGCGACTACACGGCCACGCTGACCGTGCGCGACCCGCAGGGTGCCACCGGCACCGCCGACGTGCGGATCACCGTCGGCAACACCGCGCCGACCGTGACCATCAACAGCCCTGCCGCGGGGGAGATCTTCGCCTTCGGCGACACCGTGCCGTTCAGTATCACCGTGACGGATCCGGAGGACGGGACGGTCGACTGCGCCAAGGTCAAGCTGACGTACATCGTCGGTCACGACAGCCACGGCCACCCGGTCACCTCGAAGAACGGTTGCTCCGGCACGATCACCATCCCGGTCGACGGTGAGCACGACGACGCGGCGAACATCTTCGGGGTCTTCGATGCCGAGTACACCGACAACGCCGGGCTCACCACGCACAAGCAGCACATCCTGCAGCCGAAGCACCGGCAGGCCGAGCACTACAAGACGTCGTCCGGCATCGCCGCCCTCGACAAGTCGACCGCCGAGGGCGGCAAGTCCGTCGGTGACATCGAGAACGGCGACTGGATCGCGTTCGAACCGTACAAGCTCAGCAACGCCACGTCGTTCAGCGCCCGGGTGTCGTCAGCGGGCGCGGGCGGCACGTTGCAGGTTCGGGCCGGCTCGCCGACCGGCACCGTCCTCGGCTCCGCCACCGTCCCGGTCACCGGCTCGTGGACGAACTTCACCACCGTGGGCGGCTCTGTCTCCGGTGCACCGGCCGGCACCACCACGCTCTACCTGACCTTCGCCGGCGGCTCCGGGTTCCTCTTCGACGTCGATGCGTTCACCTTCAATCCCGGCGGCGGTCCGACACCCGGCGCGGGTCCGATCGTCGGACTCGCGAACAAGTGTCTGGATGTCCGGAGCGGTGGCTCGGCGGATGGGACGGCGGTGCAGATCTCGTCGTGCACGGGCTCGGCGGGGCAGCGGTGGACGGTGGCGCCGGGGTCGACGGTCAAGGCGTTGGGCAAGTGCCTGGATGTCAGCGGCAACGGCACGGCGGACGGGGCGAAGGTCCAGTTGTGGTCCTGCAACGGTGGCGCCAACCAGAACTGGCAGGCGAACCCGGACGGGTCGCTGCGGAACCCGCAGTCGGGCAAGTGCCTGGACGTGTCGGGTGCCAACTCCTCGGACGGCACCCTCGTGCACCTGTGGACCTGCAACGGCGGAGCCAACCAGAAATGGACCCTGCCCTGA
- a CDS encoding ThuA domain-containing protein: MRRQPRMLLGGVATTLAALALLAQPTPVSAADTSYDVLVFSKTAGFRHDSIPAGIQAVRDLGAANSFTVTATEDGNHFTTNNLSRYEAVIFLNTTGDVLNDAQQSAFQSYIGSGGGFVGVHSAADTEYNWPFYGDLVGAYFASHPAVQQADVKVEGRAHAATAHLPQTWTRTDEWYNFRTNARTTARVLTTLDESSYSGGSMGADHPHTWCKTYSGGRAFYTGGGHSQASYAEPAFRAHLLGGIRYAAAMTKADCRPENGYTALYNGSTTGWSQAGPGGFTNSDATLASYGGLGMLWYSARQFTDYSLKLDWKMPGDDNSGVIVGFPPSSDPSSALNNGYEVQIDATDAPDRTTGSIYAVKAPDTAARDSALNPPGEWNTFELLVEGERLQVWLNGVKINDFTNTDPARSLAGHVGIQNHGTGDDVSFRNVRIKELGGDPTPGAGPIVGLANKCLDVRNGSSADGAAVQISSCTGSAGQRWTVAPGSTVKALGKCLDVSGNGTADGTRVQLWSCNGGANQNWQANPDGSLRNPQSGKCLDVSGANSSDGTLVHLWTCRGGANQKWTLP; the protein is encoded by the coding sequence ATGCGCAGACAACCCCGAATGCTGCTTGGTGGGGTGGCCACGACACTCGCCGCCTTGGCCCTCCTCGCGCAGCCCACACCCGTCAGTGCCGCGGACACGTCCTACGACGTCCTCGTGTTCTCCAAGACGGCCGGTTTCCGGCACGACTCGATCCCCGCGGGGATCCAGGCCGTCCGCGACCTCGGCGCGGCGAACAGTTTCACGGTGACGGCCACGGAGGACGGCAACCACTTCACCACCAACAACCTGAGCCGCTACGAGGCGGTGATCTTCCTCAACACCACCGGCGACGTTCTGAACGACGCCCAGCAGTCGGCGTTCCAGTCGTACATCGGCTCGGGCGGCGGCTTCGTCGGCGTCCACTCGGCCGCGGACACGGAGTACAACTGGCCGTTCTACGGCGATCTGGTCGGCGCCTACTTCGCCTCCCACCCCGCCGTCCAGCAGGCCGACGTCAAGGTGGAGGGGCGGGCGCACGCGGCGACCGCCCACCTGCCGCAGACATGGACCCGCACCGATGAGTGGTACAACTTCCGGACCAACGCCCGTACCACCGCGCGGGTGCTCACCACCCTGGACGAGTCGTCGTACTCCGGCGGCTCGATGGGCGCCGACCACCCGCACACCTGGTGCAAGACCTACTCGGGGGGCCGGGCCTTCTACACCGGCGGCGGGCACAGTCAGGCGTCGTACGCGGAGCCGGCGTTCCGGGCGCACCTACTCGGCGGCATCCGGTACGCGGCAGCCATGACCAAGGCAGACTGCCGGCCCGAGAACGGCTATACGGCCCTCTACAACGGCTCGACCACCGGCTGGTCGCAGGCCGGCCCAGGCGGCTTCACCAACTCCGACGCCACCCTCGCCTCGTACGGAGGCCTGGGCATGCTCTGGTACAGCGCTCGGCAGTTCACCGACTACTCGCTGAAGCTGGACTGGAAGATGCCCGGCGACGACAACTCCGGCGTGATCGTGGGCTTCCCACCATCGAGCGACCCGTCGTCGGCACTGAACAACGGCTACGAGGTCCAGATCGACGCCACCGACGCGCCTGACCGCACGACTGGCTCGATCTACGCCGTCAAGGCCCCGGACACGGCTGCCCGGGACTCCGCACTCAACCCACCGGGCGAGTGGAACACCTTCGAGTTGCTGGTGGAGGGCGAGCGGCTCCAGGTCTGGCTCAATGGCGTGAAGATCAATGACTTCACCAACACCGACCCCGCCCGCTCGCTCGCCGGCCACGTCGGCATCCAGAATCACGGTACGGGGGACGACGTATCGTTCCGCAACGTCCGGATCAAGGAGCTGGGCGGCGATCCGACACCCGGCGCGGGTCCGATCGTCGGACTCGCGAACAAGTGTCTGGATGTCCGCAACGGCAGTTCGGCGGATGGGGCGGCGGTGCAGATCTCGTCGTGTACGGGCTCGGCGGGGCAGCGGTGGACGGTGGCGCCGGGGTCGACGGTCAAGGCGTTGGGCAAGTGCCTGGATGTCAGCGGTAACGGCACGGCGGACGGGACGAGGGTCCAGTTGTGGTCCTGCAACGGTGGCGCCAACCAGAACTGGCAGGCGAACCCGGACGGGTCGCTGCGGAACCCGCAGTCGGGCAAGTGCCTGGACGTGTCGGGCGCCAACTCCTCGGACGGCACCCTCGTGCACCTGTGGACCTGCCGCGGCGGAGCCAACCAGAAATGGACCCTGCCCTGA